A single window of Terriglobales bacterium DNA harbors:
- a CDS encoding sigma-70 family RNA polymerase sigma factor — MTQAKKIIAPGLSEAEAIDRAKRGDAESFEALYGLHKRRVYSLCLRMTGNTAEAEDLTQEAFLQLYRKIATFRGESAFSTWLHRLAVNVVLMHLRKKGLPEVSLEATLEPQQDDGPKRDIGTRDTVLAGSIDRINLERAIESLPPGYRIIFVLHDIEGYEHNEIAEMLGCSIGNSKSQLHKARMKLRDLLKLSRAEKAPRR; from the coding sequence TTGACCCAAGCTAAGAAAATCATAGCTCCCGGGCTCTCAGAGGCAGAGGCGATTGACCGAGCCAAGCGGGGAGACGCGGAATCGTTCGAGGCCCTGTATGGTCTCCACAAACGCCGTGTCTATTCGCTGTGTCTCCGCATGACCGGCAACACGGCCGAGGCCGAAGACCTGACCCAGGAGGCGTTCCTGCAGCTGTACCGCAAGATCGCGACGTTCCGGGGTGAGTCCGCCTTCTCCACCTGGTTGCACCGGCTGGCCGTGAACGTGGTGCTGATGCACCTGCGCAAGAAGGGCCTGCCTGAGGTTTCGCTGGAAGCGACCTTGGAGCCTCAGCAGGATGACGGGCCGAAGAGGGATATCGGGACGCGGGACACCGTGCTGGCCGGCTCCATCGACCGGATCAATCTGGAGCGGGCCATCGAGAGCCTGCCTCCCGGCTATCGCATCATCTTCGTGCTGCACGATATCGAAGGCTACGAGCACAACGAGATCGCCGAGATGCTGGGGTGCTCGATCGGCAACAGCAAATCGCAGCTCCACAAGGCGAGAATGAAGCTGCGCGACCTCCTCAAGTTGAGCAGAGCCGAAAAGGCCCCACGCCGATGA
- a CDS encoding MFS transporter has protein sequence MNDPKTPSDNRPSPDLPRSGGPKPQPPKAYRWLVLIFVSLTMFGNYYIFDSINPLVDIFRSQLGFSASVIGYLNSAYNGAAILALAVGGIIVDRFGTKRSITFFSILCLIASAWMVISGHAWSMLAARFVLGLGAEPLIVAVTTAIAKWFKGKELSFAFGVNLLIARAASWLADNSPTWASWAFDGTWYRPLHIGIAAGLICVVAALIYWVLEARGERLYTVGEAAATDKLRVRDAFLFGRTFWYIVALCVTFYAVVFSFRLFGIDYFISAHGRSREAAGRLNGFLPLMAMWATPVFGLIADRVGKRATFMLIGSGAMPLVFLLMGYSQASLWLPVGMLGVAFSLIPAIMWPSVAYLVEQRRLGSAYALMTLCQQVGWLIMNQAIGYSQDRFRATPAHPAGYLPMLWILTGVSLLGIVFAFLLWRAGQGPEAHALETITTKTGV, from the coding sequence ATGAACGACCCCAAGACCCCGAGCGACAACCGTCCCAGCCCTGATCTGCCCCGCAGCGGCGGCCCCAAGCCCCAGCCGCCGAAGGCGTACCGCTGGTTGGTGCTGATCTTCGTCAGCCTGACTATGTTCGGCAATTACTACATCTTCGACAGCATCAATCCACTGGTCGATATTTTCAGGAGCCAGCTCGGTTTCTCCGCCTCCGTCATCGGCTACCTGAACAGCGCTTACAACGGCGCCGCGATCCTGGCCCTCGCGGTGGGTGGGATCATCGTCGACCGCTTCGGAACGAAGAGATCCATCACGTTCTTCTCCATCCTGTGCTTGATCGCGTCCGCATGGATGGTCATCAGCGGCCACGCATGGTCGATGCTGGCGGCCCGTTTTGTGCTCGGCCTGGGGGCCGAGCCGCTGATCGTCGCCGTGACCACGGCGATCGCCAAGTGGTTCAAAGGCAAGGAACTGAGCTTCGCCTTCGGGGTCAATCTGCTGATCGCTCGGGCCGCCTCGTGGCTGGCTGACAACTCACCGACGTGGGCATCGTGGGCGTTCGACGGCACCTGGTATCGGCCGCTGCATATCGGCATTGCAGCGGGATTGATCTGCGTGGTGGCTGCACTCATCTACTGGGTCCTGGAGGCGCGCGGCGAAAGGCTGTACACGGTCGGAGAAGCCGCAGCCACCGACAAACTCAGGGTGCGGGACGCGTTCCTCTTCGGGCGGACCTTCTGGTACATCGTCGCCCTGTGTGTCACCTTCTACGCAGTGGTGTTCTCGTTCCGTCTGTTCGGCATCGACTACTTCATCAGCGCGCACGGCCGGTCGCGGGAAGCGGCCGGCCGCTTGAACGGTTTCCTCCCGCTGATGGCGATGTGGGCCACTCCGGTGTTCGGCCTGATCGCCGACCGGGTCGGCAAGCGGGCCACCTTCATGTTGATCGGGTCGGGAGCGATGCCGCTGGTGTTCCTGCTGATGGGCTATTCCCAGGCTTCCCTCTGGCTGCCCGTGGGAATGCTGGGGGTAGCCTTCTCTTTGATCCCCGCGATCATGTGGCCCTCGGTCGCCTACCTGGTGGAGCAGCGGCGGTTGGGCAGTGCCTATGCCCTGATGACGCTCTGCCAGCAGGTCGGCTGGCTTATCATGAACCAGGCCATTGGCTACAGCCAGGACCGGTTCCGGGCGACGCCAGCGCATCCGGCGGGCTATCTGCCTATGCTTTGGATCCTGACTGGAGTCAGCCTGTTGGGGATCGTCTTCGCCTTCCTCCTATGGCGAGCCGGGCAGGGGCCGGAGGCCCATGCGCTCGAGACGATCACGACAAAAACAGGTGTCTGA
- a CDS encoding ThiF family adenylyltransferase, protein MPIEDRYSRQVLFSGIGAEGQRRLRSSRVAVVGCGATGSAVAALLARAGVGRLTILDRDYVEPSNLQRQSLFDEADAAESLPKAIAAQRRIATFNSELEVRGEVADLRPENVEELLGTEQLVADGTDNFETRYLVNDFCVKNSLPWIYAAAVGSYGVTMNILPGETACLSCIFPAAPQGTVETCDTSGILNSVVNQVASIEATEAIKLLVGARDRVRRTLLSFDAWANEHSEISTARPRSDCHTCSARQFPYLSGEGRPHVTLCGRNSVQIHERHRPIDFREMNNRLAPHGTVKHNQFVLKFWHEPYEMTLFPDGRAIIKGTTDTAVARSLYARYIGS, encoded by the coding sequence ATGCCGATTGAAGATCGTTACTCCCGCCAGGTGCTGTTCTCCGGCATCGGCGCGGAAGGTCAGCGCCGCCTGCGCTCGTCTCGGGTCGCGGTGGTCGGCTGCGGCGCCACGGGATCGGCCGTCGCCGCGCTGCTCGCCCGCGCCGGCGTCGGGCGCCTGACCATCCTCGACCGCGATTACGTCGAGCCCAGCAACCTGCAACGCCAGTCGCTGTTCGACGAGGCCGATGCCGCCGAATCCCTGCCCAAGGCCATCGCGGCCCAGCGCCGGATCGCTACCTTCAATTCCGAACTCGAGGTTCGGGGAGAAGTTGCGGACCTGCGTCCGGAGAATGTCGAGGAACTTCTCGGCACAGAGCAGCTCGTGGCGGACGGCACCGACAACTTCGAGACCCGCTACCTGGTGAACGACTTCTGCGTGAAGAATTCCCTGCCCTGGATCTACGCCGCCGCGGTCGGCAGTTATGGGGTCACGATGAACATCCTGCCCGGAGAGACGGCATGCCTGTCGTGTATCTTCCCAGCCGCTCCCCAGGGAACCGTCGAAACCTGCGATACTTCCGGCATCCTGAACTCGGTGGTGAACCAGGTCGCATCCATCGAAGCCACCGAAGCCATCAAGCTGCTGGTCGGCGCCCGCGACAGGGTGCGGCGTACCCTGCTCTCCTTCGATGCCTGGGCGAATGAGCACTCGGAGATCTCCACGGCTCGGCCGCGCAGCGATTGCCACACCTGCAGCGCCCGCCAGTTCCCGTACCTGTCCGGGGAGGGCCGCCCGCACGTCACGCTGTGCGGGCGCAACTCGGTGCAGATCCACGAGCGCCACCGGCCCATCGATTTCCGCGAGATGAACAACCGCCTGGCCCCTCACGGCACCGTCAAGCACAACCAATTCGTGCTCAAGTTCTGGCACGAGCCTTACGAGATGACGCTGTTCCCGGACGGCCGCGCCATCATCAAGGGGACCACCGACACCGCGGTGGCGCGCAGCCTGTACGCCCGCTACATCGGGAGCTAG
- a CDS encoding POTRA domain-containing protein, translating to MANARRPAPAEAAAPDPALTQSSNLNRLAGLRVRAIEFRGTTPQENAHLLELLAQKTDEPLDKQKLRRSIQSLYATGRFADLQVEADRTPQNELTLVFIAEENLFFGRMLVIGAPRKGPNGHQLLNSSKLVLGELYTREKVQRGLEGMLRALKNNGFYQATIVPEYTKHPETRQIDVHFRVNPGEQAKVGKITIDAAPGVTVEQVMQIAHLHPGDDASSSRSDSALQRLRKHFQKQEHLEAQVALTDRTYHPENNTLDYGFVLRPGPEVDIRVEGASIPRGALKKYIPVYEENAVDDDLLNEGRRNLRDYFQSRGYFDVKIDYTEKDEADRRLVVYDVNRGMRHKLVKVDVDWSDVVTRPHGEPYFKTDVIRERMLVQPAGRVLSQGLFSQSLLARDQQAIEYLYKSNGFLQVKVTADVQDDYQGDPGRMRIVVHIAEGPQTRVASLTLTGNEHISAEEIRGLISTLEGQPWSETNIAGDREAIMNHYFNHGFPDVELEATSAPISDDSTRMEVTFKVSEGRQVFVSQVLVTGLQATHPFVVDREITVKPGDPLNQSAMFDSQRNLYDLGIFNEVDVAVQNPEGDDTRKNMLFDIKEARRWTFNYGLGLEVQTGSEPNSNLPQGRTGVSPRVSFDLTRINFRGRNHTLLFKSHVGRLEQRALFTYQAPRWFDHKNLTFSFISFYDNTNDIRTFTSQRLEGALQLEHRWSRATTFLYRFSYREVKATNLVIDPDLVPLYSKPVRIGMPSFTFIRDTRDNPLDSRRGLYTTLDMGISSRVFGSQAGFVRFLGQNSTYHSFNKGRIILARSTRLGIEHPTASSTLPEGVIPLPELLFAGGGNSHRGFSINQAGPRDLDTGFPLGGQALFVNNLELRLPPPWLPWLENKVSPVLFYDMGNVFASPSDMFHSFLKTGQNNLQECRPIKPTDPPDFKPFCDFSFMSHAIGGGVRYNTPIGPVRLDFGYNLNPPTFLVGRENSVQQLRRFNFFFSIGQTF from the coding sequence GTGGCAAATGCCCGCCGTCCGGCGCCGGCGGAAGCCGCCGCGCCGGATCCTGCTCTCACTCAAAGCTCGAATCTGAACCGCCTGGCCGGGTTGCGGGTGCGCGCCATCGAGTTTCGCGGCACCACTCCCCAGGAGAACGCCCACCTGCTGGAGTTGCTCGCCCAGAAGACCGACGAGCCGCTCGACAAGCAGAAGCTCCGCCGCAGCATCCAGAGCCTCTATGCCACCGGCCGGTTCGCCGATCTCCAGGTCGAGGCCGACCGCACACCGCAGAATGAACTCACGCTGGTGTTCATTGCGGAAGAAAATCTGTTCTTCGGGCGCATGCTGGTGATCGGGGCGCCCCGCAAGGGCCCCAACGGCCATCAACTGCTGAACAGCAGCAAGCTGGTGCTGGGAGAGCTTTACACGCGGGAGAAGGTGCAGCGTGGTCTGGAGGGGATGCTGCGCGCCCTGAAGAACAACGGTTTCTACCAGGCGACCATCGTGCCCGAGTACACGAAACATCCGGAGACCCGGCAGATCGATGTCCACTTCCGGGTAAACCCGGGAGAGCAGGCGAAGGTAGGCAAGATCACCATCGACGCAGCGCCGGGAGTGACGGTCGAGCAGGTGATGCAGATCGCGCATCTCCACCCTGGGGACGACGCGTCGTCAAGCCGCTCCGACAGCGCGCTGCAGCGCCTGCGCAAGCACTTTCAGAAGCAGGAACATCTGGAGGCGCAGGTCGCGCTCACCGACCGCACTTACCACCCGGAGAACAACACCTTGGACTACGGTTTCGTCCTCCGGCCCGGGCCGGAAGTGGACATCCGCGTTGAAGGAGCCAGCATCCCCCGCGGCGCGCTCAAGAAGTACATCCCGGTGTACGAGGAAAACGCGGTTGACGATGACCTCTTGAACGAGGGCCGCCGTAATCTACGCGACTACTTCCAGAGTCGTGGATACTTTGATGTGAAGATCGACTACACCGAGAAGGACGAGGCGGACCGCCGCCTGGTGGTCTATGACGTGAACCGCGGGATGCGTCACAAACTGGTCAAGGTGGATGTGGACTGGAGCGATGTCGTCACCCGGCCCCACGGCGAACCCTACTTCAAGACGGACGTGATCCGCGAGCGCATGCTGGTGCAGCCGGCAGGACGCGTGCTCTCCCAAGGGCTGTTCAGCCAGTCGTTGCTGGCTCGCGACCAGCAAGCCATCGAGTACCTTTACAAGTCCAACGGGTTCCTTCAGGTGAAAGTCACCGCGGACGTGCAGGACGACTACCAAGGAGACCCCGGGCGGATGCGGATCGTGGTGCACATCGCCGAAGGTCCGCAGACCCGCGTGGCGTCCCTCACCCTGACCGGCAACGAGCACATCTCTGCCGAGGAGATCAGGGGGCTCATCAGCACGCTGGAGGGACAACCCTGGTCCGAGACCAACATCGCCGGCGACCGGGAAGCGATCATGAACCACTACTTCAATCATGGCTTCCCGGACGTAGAACTCGAAGCGACATCCGCGCCGATTTCCGACGATTCTACCCGCATGGAGGTTACCTTCAAGGTATCGGAGGGCAGGCAGGTATTCGTGAGTCAGGTGCTGGTCACCGGACTGCAGGCTACGCACCCGTTCGTGGTGGACCGCGAGATCACGGTGAAGCCCGGCGATCCCTTGAACCAGAGCGCCATGTTCGACAGCCAGCGCAACCTCTACGACCTGGGTATCTTCAACGAGGTGGACGTCGCCGTCCAGAACCCGGAGGGCGATGATACGCGCAAGAACATGCTCTTCGACATCAAGGAAGCGCGGCGCTGGACTTTCAACTACGGCCTCGGCCTCGAGGTGCAGACAGGGAGCGAGCCCAACAGCAACCTGCCGCAGGGGCGCACCGGGGTCAGCCCGCGCGTCTCCTTCGACCTGACGCGGATCAATTTCCGCGGGCGCAATCACACCCTGTTATTCAAGAGCCACGTCGGACGCCTGGAACAGCGTGCGCTCTTTACCTACCAGGCCCCACGCTGGTTCGACCACAAGAACCTTACCTTCAGCTTCATCAGTTTCTACGACAACACCAACGATATCCGCACCTTCACCTCCCAGCGCCTGGAGGGAGCCTTGCAGTTGGAGCATCGCTGGAGCCGGGCGACGACCTTCCTCTACCGCTTCAGCTACCGCGAGGTGAAGGCCACCAACCTGGTCATCGATCCCGACCTGGTACCGCTGTACTCCAAGCCGGTCCGGATCGGGATGCCCAGCTTCACCTTCATCCGCGACACCCGCGACAACCCCCTCGACTCCCGGCGGGGCCTGTACACGACACTGGACATGGGCATCTCCAGCCGCGTCTTCGGTTCGCAGGCGGGTTTCGTGCGGTTTCTGGGCCAGAACTCGACCTATCATTCCTTCAACAAGGGACGCATCATCCTGGCGCGCTCTACCCGGCTAGGCATCGAACACCCAACCGCCTCCTCCACCTTGCCGGAAGGGGTGATCCCCCTGCCTGAACTGCTGTTCGCGGGCGGCGGGAACTCGCATCGCGGCTTCTCCATCAACCAAGCGGGGCCGCGCGACCTTGATACCGGCTTCCCCCTGGGAGGCCAGGCCTTGTTCGTCAACAATCTCGAGCTGCGGCTGCCGCCTCCGTGGCTGCCCTGGCTCGAGAACAAGGTCAGTCCCGTGTTGTTCTACGACATGGGCAATGTCTTCGCCTCTCCCAGCGACATGTTCCACAGCTTCCTCAAAACGGGGCAGAACAATCTGCAGGAATGCCGCCCGATCAAGCCCACCGATCCGCCCGATTTCAAGCCATTCTGCGATTTCAGCTTCATGTCGCATGCGATCGGCGGCGGCGTCCGCTATAACACTCCTATCGGACCGGTGCGCCTGGACTTCGGCTATAACCTGAATCCGCCGACCTTCCTGGTGGGCCGGGAGAACTCGGTGCAGCAACTCCGGCGGTTCAATTTCTTCTTCAGCATCGGGCAGACCTTCTGA
- a CDS encoding SurA N-terminal domain-containing protein gives MRIWRQLAFLLAVLAPLAAAGEMVDRIVARVNRRVILESEVEDSLRYQAMAAGRDPARFSAEERKRAIDQLVDQALIEAQIDRATLVRASKEDVERQIATMRRQIPGASDDQGWRALLARYGLTENDIAQLVAEQLNIIRYVDARFRPNIHIDQRSIENYYLEQLIPQLHRDGAHEVPLGEVSGKIEEILVEQRINDLMTLWLQSLRGQEEVQELR, from the coding sequence ATGAGGATCTGGCGACAACTCGCGTTCCTGCTTGCCGTGCTGGCCCCGCTGGCCGCGGCCGGAGAGATGGTGGACCGCATCGTTGCGCGGGTGAATCGCCGCGTCATCCTGGAAAGCGAGGTGGAGGACTCCTTGCGCTACCAGGCCATGGCCGCGGGACGCGATCCGGCGCGCTTCAGCGCGGAGGAGCGCAAGCGGGCCATCGACCAGCTCGTGGACCAGGCGCTGATCGAGGCGCAGATCGACAGAGCGACCCTCGTGCGCGCGTCGAAGGAGGACGTAGAGCGGCAGATCGCGACCATGCGGCGCCAGATCCCCGGCGCTTCCGATGACCAGGGTTGGCGCGCGCTGCTGGCCAGGTACGGGCTCACCGAGAACGACATTGCCCAGCTCGTGGCCGAGCAGCTGAACATCATCCGCTACGTGGACGCCCGCTTCCGTCCCAACATTCACATCGACCAGCGCAGCATCGAGAACTACTACCTGGAGCAGCTGATCCCGCAGCTGCACCGGGACGGCGCGCACGAAGTGCCGCTGGGCGAGGTCTCCGGCAAGATCGAGGAGATCCTGGTCGAGCAACGTATCAACGACCTGATGACGCTTTGGTTGCAGAGCCTCCGCGGGCAGGAGGAGGTGCAGGAACTGCGATGA
- a CDS encoding translocation/assembly module TamB domain-containing protein, translated as MSRPRKLVWGTIVLLIVVALFAVWYLRSDALRERVGAEVIASLEAATGGKVEMGSFQWSLSHLSFEIHDLTIHGLEPPGEAPFVHVERADIRAEVLSLVSRRIVLRHVALKRPVIHVIVHPDDSTNTPVPLAEKGRAEALIELSVGHMQTSDGQLLLNAQAIPLDVNASDVTAELGYHPKDRRYDVEFHSRSVQIDHPGWVPIKGQADARLNMWPGRIEVKAFQLTSGRSHLEFTGSAANLANPEADIIYKASLDAGEAAAIVQVPGLRSGSIEVSGQAAYAARALSSVGKVIVKNGEWRDSHAQAFVHGGAQFTANRDRIILSSIFATALGGTVNGAGEIRGWSSGNRPAGAGAKEPAASGVLNLRVNGLQLHQLVDVLGARSATLRRVAPAGSIAGTLRAQWTGSLYNLQTAMDLDVVPPAAPTPDQLPVTARVKATYHRGTQTIDVPQLNLATRTTRVDATGVLGSTTADLRVAVNSTDLSDLAPVLALVGSDALPAYIHGRASFTGTIAGKLAAPVVSGHLEATDFDSVTSLPPGLALPPSPKAPEEPVRMHWDLLRVDILHSSTQSAARHGLLRRGPANIEFDGTANSANGKLDANTPFTLRSRMANLEISDLQALLRQHYPVTSRLSVDVNLTGTVNDLRGSGHLQATDLTIAGEPFSSLRANLGFAGREAQLNNLVLAHDGVQFTGAVAYAASTHAFRFGLRGNAFELAKLQRLQSARYQVNGVADLDISGSGTLEEPVLNGALRVTRLVVNGEQVGDVTADAVTRGADLQINARVHSPNADLAVEGSARMREDWPANLRVHFERSDIDPLLLAYLQGQVTGHSAMTGFVYVKGPLRRPRDLNINGTIDEFSAEISKMRIGSSGPIRFSMANEVFTLERFHLVAEGTDLTASGTVRLGGTREMNLRADGRLNMRMLQTFDSDLTSYGTTDLAVGIGGSLSRPDVTGQITIHDAGISFIDLANGLSHVNGTLVFNENRLRVRSLTAQTGGGTLDIGGFISYAKGLLFNLTAKSSDIRLRYPAGVSSVAKVDLRYVGSPQNSRLSGDVEITRFSLNSRFDLAQYLERFKQAPAMPVLSAPLNNLHLDVHITSSPEVQVQTASAKLSGTMDLRLRGTATRPVLLGRVNVLEGNVAINGTKYHIERGDVTFSNPTHIQPVINVEATARIRDYDISLGVHGEPPPGRLVSTYRSDPPLPTADIIALLALGRTKEESVLVASPTQNYTESASSAILEEALSATVSSRSQKLFGLNRIKIDPQAGGPESNPNARATIEQQVSDKVTLTFITNLSQSSQQIVQVEYQVNRNLTVIAVRDQNGVVSFDVRYRQRKR; from the coding sequence ATGAGCCGCCCGCGCAAACTCGTGTGGGGGACGATCGTGCTCCTTATCGTCGTGGCGCTCTTCGCCGTCTGGTATCTGCGCAGCGACGCGTTACGGGAGAGGGTCGGCGCGGAGGTGATCGCGAGCCTCGAAGCGGCCACCGGCGGCAAGGTGGAAATGGGCTCGTTCCAGTGGAGCCTGTCCCATCTAAGCTTCGAGATCCACGATCTGACGATCCACGGTTTGGAGCCTCCGGGAGAAGCGCCCTTCGTGCACGTCGAACGCGCCGATATCCGAGCCGAGGTGCTCTCCTTGGTCAGCCGCCGAATCGTGCTGCGGCATGTCGCGCTGAAGCGTCCCGTCATCCACGTGATCGTCCATCCGGACGATTCGACCAACACTCCGGTCCCTCTTGCCGAAAAAGGCAGAGCGGAGGCGCTCATTGAGCTGTCGGTCGGGCACATGCAGACCAGCGATGGCCAGCTGCTGCTGAATGCCCAGGCGATCCCACTCGATGTGAACGCCTCGGATGTGACCGCCGAACTTGGGTACCACCCCAAGGACCGGCGCTACGACGTGGAGTTCCACTCGCGAAGCGTGCAGATCGACCATCCGGGCTGGGTGCCGATCAAGGGACAGGCAGACGCCCGCTTGAACATGTGGCCGGGCAGGATCGAGGTGAAGGCATTCCAGCTCACGTCGGGGCGCTCGCATCTCGAGTTCACCGGAAGTGCGGCCAATCTCGCGAACCCGGAAGCCGACATCATCTACAAGGCTTCTCTCGATGCGGGCGAGGCGGCCGCGATCGTCCAGGTGCCCGGCCTTCGTTCCGGCAGCATCGAGGTGAGCGGGCAGGCGGCGTACGCAGCGCGTGCACTCTCCTCCGTCGGGAAGGTGATCGTGAAGAACGGGGAGTGGCGAGACTCCCATGCGCAGGCCTTCGTGCATGGGGGCGCGCAATTCACCGCCAACCGCGATCGCATCATCCTCTCCAGCATCTTCGCGACCGCGCTCGGCGGAACCGTGAACGGCGCCGGCGAGATCCGAGGCTGGAGCTCCGGCAATCGGCCCGCAGGTGCCGGGGCCAAGGAGCCGGCCGCATCCGGGGTGCTGAACCTGCGCGTGAACGGCCTCCAGCTACACCAGTTGGTTGACGTCCTGGGGGCGCGGTCGGCCACGCTCCGAAGGGTCGCCCCCGCCGGCAGCATCGCGGGCACGCTCCGCGCTCAGTGGACGGGATCGTTGTACAACCTGCAGACGGCGATGGATCTCGACGTGGTCCCGCCGGCGGCTCCCACTCCCGATCAGCTTCCCGTGACCGCCCGGGTGAAAGCGACCTATCATCGCGGGACGCAAACGATCGATGTGCCGCAGCTCAACCTGGCGACGCGCACGACGCGGGTGGACGCCACCGGCGTCCTGGGCTCGACCACTGCCGATCTGCGCGTCGCCGTGAACTCTACCGACCTTTCTGATCTCGCTCCGGTGCTGGCGCTGGTCGGGTCCGATGCGCTGCCCGCCTACATCCACGGGCGTGCGTCGTTCACCGGCACGATCGCGGGAAAACTCGCCGCTCCGGTGGTAAGCGGCCACCTGGAGGCGACGGACTTTGATTCCGTCACCAGCTTGCCGCCCGGATTGGCGCTCCCGCCCTCCCCCAAAGCGCCGGAAGAGCCGGTGCGCATGCATTGGGACCTGCTGCGCGTCGACATCCTGCATTCCTCGACCCAGTCGGCGGCACGCCACGGCCTCCTGCGGCGCGGGCCGGCGAACATCGAATTCGATGGGACCGCCAACAGCGCCAACGGCAAGCTGGACGCCAACACTCCCTTCACCCTACGGTCGCGGATGGCCAACCTGGAGATCTCCGACCTGCAGGCGCTCTTACGGCAGCATTACCCGGTCACCAGCAGGCTGTCGGTGGATGTGAACCTGACCGGGACGGTCAACGACCTGCGCGGCAGCGGCCACCTGCAAGCCACCGACCTCACCATCGCCGGGGAGCCGTTCTCCAGTCTCCGCGCCAACCTCGGCTTTGCCGGGCGCGAGGCGCAGCTCAATAACCTGGTCCTGGCCCACGATGGAGTCCAGTTCACCGGCGCGGTCGCTTACGCTGCCTCCACTCATGCATTCCGCTTCGGCTTGCGTGGCAACGCCTTCGAACTGGCGAAGTTGCAGCGGCTCCAGTCAGCCAGATACCAGGTGAACGGCGTCGCAGACTTGGACATATCGGGGTCCGGGACCCTGGAAGAACCGGTCCTCAACGGTGCGCTGCGGGTCACGCGCCTGGTGGTGAATGGCGAGCAAGTGGGCGACGTCACCGCCGACGCCGTCACCCGCGGCGCCGACCTCCAGATCAATGCCCGCGTGCACAGTCCGAACGCCGACCTCGCAGTCGAGGGCAGCGCGCGCATGAGGGAGGATTGGCCCGCGAACTTGCGCGTGCACTTCGAGCGCTCCGATATCGATCCCCTGCTCCTGGCCTACCTTCAGGGGCAGGTCACCGGCCATTCCGCGATGACCGGTTTCGTGTACGTGAAAGGCCCGCTGCGACGCCCGCGGGACCTCAACATCAACGGCACCATCGACGAGTTCTCGGCCGAGATCTCGAAGATGCGCATCGGCAGCAGCGGTCCCATCCGCTTCAGCATGGCCAACGAGGTGTTCACGCTCGAACGTTTTCACCTGGTCGCGGAGGGCACCGACCTGACCGCTTCCGGGACCGTCCGCCTGGGCGGGACGCGCGAGATGAACCTGCGGGCGGACGGACGCCTCAACATGAGGATGCTGCAGACGTTCGATTCCGACCTGACTTCTTACGGGACCACCGACCTGGCCGTCGGCATCGGAGGCTCGCTCTCCCGTCCCGACGTGACCGGCCAAATCACCATCCACGACGCCGGCATCTCCTTCATCGATCTCGCCAACGGTCTCAGCCACGTGAACGGCACCCTGGTGTTCAACGAAAACCGGCTGCGGGTGCGCTCTCTGACCGCGCAGACCGGCGGAGGCACCCTCGATATCGGCGGCTTCATCAGCTACGCCAAGGGACTGCTGTTCAATCTCACCGCCAAGAGCAGCGACATCCGCCTGCGCTATCCCGCCGGCGTGAGCTCGGTGGCCAAAGTGGACCTGCGCTACGTCGGCTCGCCGCAGAACTCACGCTTGAGCGGCGATGTGGAGATCACGCGGTTCTCGCTGAACTCGCGCTTCGATCTCGCCCAGTACCTGGAGCGGTTCAAGCAGGCGCCCGCCATGCCGGTACTGAGCGCGCCGCTCAACAATCTCCACCTCGATGTGCACATCACTTCCAGCCCGGAGGTCCAGGTGCAGACCGCGTCGGCAAAGCTCTCCGGGACGATGGACCTGCGGCTGCGGGGCACCGCCACACGTCCGGTTCTGCTCGGCCGGGTGAACGTGCTGGAAGGCAATGTCGCGATCAATGGCACCAAGTACCATATCGAGCGCGGCGACGTGACCTTCTCCAACCCCACCCACATCCAGCCCGTGATCAATGTGGAAGCCACCGCCCGCATCCGCGATTACGACATCAGCCTGGGGGTTCACGGCGAGCCGCCGCCCGGCCGGCTGGTTTCCACCTACCGTTCCGACCCGCCGCTGCCCACCGCGGACATCATCGCCTTGCTCGCGCTCGGACGCACCAAGGAAGAGTCCGTGCTGGTCGCCTCGCCCACCCAGAACTACACCGAGAGCGCCTCCAGCGCCATCCTGGAGGAGGCGCTGAGCGCCACCGTCAGCAGCCGCTCGCAGAAGCTGTTCGGCCTGAACCGGATCAAGATCGACCCCCAGGCGGGCGGCCCGGAGAGCAACCCCAACGCCCGCGCCACCATCGAGCAGCAGGTTTCCGACAAGGTGACACTCACCTTCATCACCAACCTCTCGCAATCGTCGCAACAGATCGTGCAGGTGGAGTACCAGGTGAACCGCAACCTGACCGTCATCGCTGTCCGCGACCAGAACGGGGTGGTAAGCTTCGACGTGCGCTATCGCCAGCGCAAGCGCTAG